The genomic window cgctgaggataaaggtatgtctctaaccttcatcctctgtgccgttcccgTAAAGTTAGTCGATTACTCCTCATTACGGTAAGACAGTACGCTACCTAATCCTCTGTGCAGGTGCAGTAGGGCCGGGCGCCGccatactgatgacatcacttgtgttccagcgctggaacgcaagtgacttcATCAAGATGGTGGCACCAGCCTTACTGCACCTGCACAGAGGACAAGTAAAAGATACagatggcaaaggcagtctgtatcttcatgaatagacttagggagagagaaacttttataATAGGGACAGTCAGAAAgatggtagttcccctttaagcactgttGGCAGCTTAATTCTGGGAGTATTTGAGACTGCCCACAAAATGCCCAAACCCTGACCACGATCTGTCACTTTCTGGTtgtccccgcccccttttcctcaGGGCTGCTGCAAATTCTTCACGCTTTCCTGCTGGTAAAGAGGAGCTGTTCCCATAACAAGTATATATATCAGGAATTGCTTTCAGGTAAGATCACACATTTTTAGGAAATGGGCTCTATGGTTACAAAGAAGGCTCGTAATAGAACGCTGACCGTCACGTTTCTAGCTGTCGTTGCTGTCACTCTCGTCTTCATCAGACTCCCGTATGTCATCCAGAATGAGATCATCGACATCGCACTGGGTTAGGCTGCCCTGGCTGAGGCATGTAGCCACTGTGGACCCTGTGCTTACGTGCACCATGCTGGGGTGCAGGACTTTGGGACAGTTGTGTTTGGCCCTGCTCCGGGGATGGACGCACTGAAGGCCGGGAATGTAAGGCTCTGCAAATCGACAGAAAGAGGTCAATGTCCAGACATTTTATGAATGGGTCAAATCCCTATTATAATACTACATGATTACATAAAAAGTATTGGCTTTCAAATGACACCACGTCTAGCCGGGATTTCAGTCATAACACTTATTCTCTTAGCTAAAAAGTCCTTGACTGCCAAGATGCTAAAACTTTCGTCCTTGGCAGTAaactaacttttttttaaccttggaattttattttattttatggacCCAGTAAAACTTTACGTCTCAGTATTATTACTTTATAATCATTCCATATAACTATATTATTATAATAaggagctttcttttttttttttttttttttttacctctccgGTTATAACAGTTTTCTCCACAGCAGCTGTGAGGGTTTCGGGATCGGGGACCATTGTTCCGGCGGGGAGGGAGGATTCGAATAGGAAAGACCGGAGTGGCACACATGTAACACGGGCATGGAACTCCCATCTGTGCAAATCCTCTGAAAGCAAAACCAAATATCAATATGTGACCAAGCATCTCTCCACAGGGGAagtcccagaggtgcccctatcaGCCATTTATGGCCTCTCTGGTGGGTATTAagtaaaggtttaaaggggttcttttaAGGCCTCAGAGTaggttaaaaatacaaatatgcaatacTCACTGGTCCCCGCTAATCAGCACTTCCTGTTTCTTCTCAATACACAGCTGATCACTGTCCATAATAGTGACCCGTCTAGGGTCgtgattggctgaaagggcaTTTTCTAAATGTTGCGAAGGGGGAGCAGGAAGTGGTGATCAGCACAGACCAGGTAATGTTGGTGGgggatcaggggcaggtgagtatcgcTTATTTACCCCATTCACAAAATGGATACCCCATGGTTTTGGATGCAAATTTAGCTCAATGTCAGCGGGCTAATATGTGCTCTGGCTCTCCCGACATGGTTGCCGCACAGTAACCGCATGGGAAAAAGGGACATGAAAAATTCTGCATTGCGTATATGAAGCAAcatattcccatagaaaacaatgggacACACAAGGTCAGAATCGACATAGATCTTGGTGTCAGAGTAAAAGAGTAAAGACATATCATTGAGTTTCTTCATTGTCTTACTTGAAGGAGCGATCACATCTATGGCAGTGGAACTCCGCAATCCCCCACATCTTATCAAATGGGACAGGatcatattttttatgacaactGCGACACCTCGACACCTAACCACAAAAATAATGGTGATTGGTCATGTAAAACCttcaggctttcctgtataaTAATAGAGCAGCTCTCTCCCCATCTACCAGCAGCAAGTCCCAGCACCATCTCAACCGCCAATCAAATTAACCCTTTATAGTGAGGACTCTCCCCACAATACAGTAACACTCACCTCCTTCCTCTGAGGGACGCGTCTCCACCACATCCTGTCACAGTCTTTGCATGCAAACTGTCTGTCGCTTGAGGGGATTCGGTTTTCGGAGGCGTTGTTAAACATCTTGAGATTTTTTTCCGTCAGAGGCAGAAACTTCAACCGTTCAGCCAGATCCTGGGAATGTATTATTACACCGATAAATGACAGAATCCAGGGAGAGGAGTGTATATTCCAGTGatgttcaaagaaaaaaaaaagttattgcatgaaaaaacaaaaattctgATAAAACGACAGACATTACACACAGCCACCAGCAGAGGGCGATGTGCCTAAAATAACTATCCAGATTTATGTTGGCTGTGGATACTCCTCTGCAGAAAAGATTGTTTTACTGAGActctttaaagcagggatggggaaccttcggccctccagctgttgcaagactacaattcccatcatgctttagctttggctgtccaggcatgatggaaattgtagttttgcaacagctggagggccgaaggttccccatccctgctttaaagggcTCTTCCATTCAAAAACAATAACATATCCTCAGTATAAGTCATCAGTATCAGTTTTGTTGGGTGCAATACCCCAACTCAGCTGCTAATACTTCAGCATGcacaataaaacaaaacaaagccagaagcagacagctccattctCTGTGCAGTGGCCGTactaggttactgcagctcatttACTGCAATGGGAGCcaagctgcagtaactcagcatggccactacaaacGTACGGCGCTGTCCGCTTCCTGCTCTTTTTACTATATAGACTAATTGACAAACATTAATAAATGAATAATGCACCCAGATATAAGTGATTACAGCTGTGGTCTGGTTAGATACTGGATTTTGCCACTAGAGGGTATAAATGTGCATCTCCCACTTTCCTCTGAACAAGCCACGTATCTATAttctggacatatatatatatatatgtacaatcaGGAAACATTTGGGCCATGTATGTCAGCCTATAGCCAAAGCACGTGTCAAGCAATGCCCCCTGGGACGCTTCACTAGCCATAACACAGAATAAAGTTGTTGGGAGGTGTTCTTCAGGCAGCAATCATCTTATTTTACATATAAAAGTAAACTCACCACCATAAAGTTTACATTGTAGTACAACAAACTTTACCTTTATATCCTTATCGGAGCTTAAATCATCCTAAAAATGgaaacaatggaagtcaataataGTGGAAAATGTTATTAAGGGATCATTTGGTTTAGAAACTCATTTACAGTAACATTtatatgctggggggggggtaatcaatCCGTTTGACTTGTTTTGCACCCGTTTTAGTTTATATCCTGTTAACAATCCCATTGTGGACCCATCTGCTATTTTTCTCAGtgggcaaaaagaaaaaaaaaaaaaaaaaaaaaaaactgaaatttttttaaatggcccaaaaaacaggaaaaaaacacaagaattTTAAagagagtaatgctgcgtttacacgaaacgataattggcccgatcgtacgattaacgatgtcggagtaacaatttttttttcataacgatcagcgtttagacggtacgatatatcgtacggaaaattgttttgcaatcgcttaagcctatctcacacattggttaaatcggcgaacgactgttcacacggaacgatctgcaaattttttgcgaccgaggaacgacgatttgagaacatgttgtaagatcaaaataaacgatttctcctttgtcgtttgatcgttcgctgcgttacgattatcgttcgaattcgatcgttatcgtgcaaatccgcacgataatcgtcacgtgtaaacgcaccattacaatgTGGGATCTGACGGTGGTTATAGTCTGACAATCTGACCTCCTGTTCTctacaaaaacacaaaaccagCAGAATTCTAATGAtaacctttatttatatagcgtttgctacgttcgctcatcactagttgtaaCAAGGGATGATGAGAGTATTAGCTTTGGATAGGAGTGCAGAGGAAAACATCATGTAACTCAGGTCTCTTCAAAATGCTATAGGACCCCATCTCTTCATCAGGCTGAAAGtggcatttaaatttttttttgtagaaatcaatagtgtGGAAAGCTCGCTGTCATCTTTTCAGGCGGCCACTAAACTACACTAAATTCTTCTTGATTCTATCTACTAGATAACACAGCACTGTGAGTAATTTTATGTTATGGTGGAGTTCTCCCTTAAACctcctaaccacttgtaccttcggatagcagcttttaatccaagatctgtcctggggtccgttcggcaggtgatgcagttattgtcctaaaaaacaacttttgaacttgcagccccgtgtcaaattggcgtggcctagagtgtgtatgccctaggcctgcaccgcctctccgccccttctccccgccctcttcaccattaggaaggcCCCAGGCATCACTTGTCTGaagactgcacaggtgccttaacgatccaacacatgtgcagtgttcttacaggtgatgaatagaagaaattgtgggtacagagtcgctttaaggcaccAGCATCAGTGTAAGCCACTGCAGTTGACACATTTTAGTACCTGCTATACGTAGGCCCCTGGAATAAGACACTGAGTGTGGATTTTATGGACATTACAAACTGATCCGACATCTCAGGTAAATGATATCAACAAAACCCGGGCAGCTGTCTATGACTTATATTTGCATATAGACAAATCCGAGCCGGGCATGAGGTTTACCTTTGGCATGTCGCCGTCCTTCTTCATTTTATTGATCACATTCTGAAAAAGCAGTAaaacatcatcattattattatcatccatcatcatccaATAACAATTCAGTCCTGGGATGGATGTTCTCAGGGAGGCGACAATGGTGGTGGGGGGTCGGGAAATTCCGGGAGGTCCTACACCCTTCTGTATCATCTCTACCTTCTTCAAAAGTCATCTATATACAATGGGGAACTTTTTGGGTGGTGGCTTGAAGTGTAGGGCTGAAGTATGATTGTATAGACATGGCCTACAGCCCAGGAGACCAAGGGAGCCATAGAGGACTCCAGAAAAACCAAAGCATGTTCTAAGCATGTTCTAAGTCATAAGGCCATTAAGACATTGGGTTTTGGGTTATCACCTCTTGCCAGTTGGTGTCCCTTACTATAGATATTGGGTTCTATACCCGTCCGATTTTGACCCACTAGCCGAGCAGGCGATGTGTAATACTTTGCACAAGGGCGTTGGACACTTTGGCATCTGTTCCCTTGTTTTTCCAGTCAAGTTCTCACTGGTATATATTAATAGCAATCACAGCTAGACATGGAAGTAAGACGTCTTACCATAGCAACCTTGTCCTTTTTTAAACTGCTTCTGTCATCTGGATCAATGTCTATAACAGAAAGACACACGGACAGACATAACAGCAACGGGGACATGTTAGAGGAAGGGTCAAAACCCCACTGGGGGACACAAATTAGCATTATAGTACAGAATAGGTAAGGGATAGGTGACAGCAGGCTGtgtagggggagagaggacagcaGGCTGTGTAGGGGGATAGGGGACAGCAAGCTGTGTAGGAGGATAGAGGACAGCAGGCTGtgtagggggagagaggacagcaGGCTGTGTAGGAGGATAGAGGACAGCAGGCTGTGTAGGGGGATAGGGGACAGCAGGCTGTGTAGAAGCATGGAGGACAGCAGGCTGTGTAGGGGGATAGAGGACAGCAGGCTGTGTAGGGGGATAGAGGACAGCAGGCTATGTCAGGGATAGAGGACAGCAGGCTGTGTCAGGGATAGAGGACAGCAGGCTGTGTCAGGGATAGAGGACAGCAGGCTGTGTAGGAGGATAGAGGACAGCAGGCTGTGTCAGGGATAGAGGACAGCAGGCTGTGTCAGGGATAGCGGACAGCAGGCTGtgtagggggagagaggacagcaggctgtgtagggggagagaggacagcaGACTGtgtagggggagagaggacagcaggctgtgtagggggagagaggacagcaGACTGtgtagggggagagaggacagcaGGCTGTGTAGGGGGGTAGAGGACAGCAGGCTGTGTCAGGGATAGAGGACAGCAGGCTGTGTAGGAGGATAGAGGACAGCAGGCTGTGTAGGAGGATAGAAGACAGCAGGCTGTGTAGGAGGATAGAGGACAGCAGGCTGTGTCAGGGATAGAGGACAGCAGGCTGTGTCAGGGATAGAGGACAGCAGGCTGTGTAGGGGGATAGAGGACAGCAGGCTGTGTAGGGGGATAGAGGACAGCAGGCTGTGTAGGAGGATAGAGGACAGCAGGCTATGTCAGGGATAGAGGACAGCAGGCTGTGTCAGGGATAGAGGACAGCAGGCTGTGTAGGGGGATAGAGGACAGCAGGCTGTGTCAGGGATAGCGGACAGCAGGCTGtgtagggggagagaggacagcaggctgtgtagggggagagaggacagcaGACTGtgtagggggagagaggacagcaggctgtgtagggggagagaggacagcaGACTGtgtagggggagagaggacagcaGGCTGTGTAGGGGGGTAGAGGACAGCAGGCTGTGTCAGGGATAGAGGACAGCAGGCTGTGTAGGAGGATAGAGGACAGCAGGCTGTGTAGGAGGATAGAAGACAGCAGGCTGTGTAGGAGGATA from Dendropsophus ebraccatus isolate aDenEbr1 chromosome 1, aDenEbr1.pat, whole genome shotgun sequence includes these protein-coding regions:
- the SHFL gene encoding shiftless antiviral inhibitor of ribosomal frameshifting protein, translated to MQGNSAEELELEKSVRRLREKFHGNVPIETAVLLMRKFANNHAQVCQWIILCKDELNDIDPDDRSSLKKDKVAMNVINKMKKDGDMPKDDLSSDKDIKDLAERLKFLPLTEKNLKMFNNASENRIPSSDRQFACKDCDRMWWRRVPQRKEVSRCRSCHKKYDPVPFDKMWGIAEFHCHRCDRSFKGFAQMGVPCPCYMCATPVFPIRILPPRRNNGPRSRNPHSCCGENCYNRREPYIPGLQCVHPRSRAKHNCPKVLHPSMVHVSTGSTVATCLSQGSLTQCDVDDLILDDIRESDEDESDSNDS